Proteins encoded in a region of the Terriglobia bacterium genome:
- a CDS encoding ABC transporter permease, whose protein sequence is AVASLTQDDAKAIAIDCPSVSLAVPTVRGGVQVIYGSNNWATTVQGVTPDYVTLRDYAMMYGDFFTTQDVDSAAKTAVLGETVAKNLFGDADPTGNTVIIKNVPFTITGVLAPKGQSPTGQDQDDIILLPISTATQKVIGANKANAKAVGQVMVQAISPQAMDQAMQEVEGLLRERHKIEAGADDDFTIRNLTEVFQAQETSAQVMSILLGAIASVSLVVGGIGIMNIMLVSVTERTAEIGLRQAVGAKTRDILLQFLVEAVTLSLLGGIIGIAAGLTASVLISYFAHWSTQVSMLAIALAFLFSALVGVFFGYYPARKAAFLDPIEALRYE, encoded by the coding sequence GCCGTCGCCAGTTTGACTCAGGACGACGCAAAAGCCATCGCCATCGATTGTCCCTCTGTCTCATTGGCGGTTCCGACCGTGCGCGGCGGCGTTCAGGTCATCTACGGAAGCAACAACTGGGCGACGACGGTTCAGGGTGTGACACCAGATTACGTGACGCTTCGGGATTACGCCATGATGTACGGCGACTTCTTCACCACTCAGGATGTCGATTCGGCCGCCAAAACCGCAGTTCTCGGTGAGACCGTGGCGAAAAATCTGTTCGGCGATGCGGATCCGACAGGTAATACCGTCATCATCAAGAATGTGCCCTTCACCATCACGGGTGTTCTGGCACCAAAAGGTCAATCGCCGACAGGACAAGACCAGGACGACATCATCCTGCTGCCCATCTCCACCGCGACTCAAAAAGTGATTGGCGCCAATAAAGCGAACGCGAAAGCCGTGGGCCAAGTGATGGTGCAGGCGATCAGCCCCCAGGCAATGGATCAGGCGATGCAGGAGGTTGAAGGACTTTTGCGCGAACGGCACAAGATTGAAGCGGGAGCAGACGACGATTTCACCATCCGAAATCTCACCGAAGTTTTCCAGGCGCAGGAAACGTCCGCCCAGGTGATGTCGATACTGTTGGGCGCGATAGCATCCGTTTCGCTGGTTGTCGGCGGCATCGGAATTATGAACATCATGCTGGTCTCTGTAACCGAACGGACGGCCGAAATCGGACTTCGTCAGGCCGTTGGCGCCAAGACACGCGATATCCTGCTGCAATTCCTGGTCGAGGCCGTGACGCTGTCACTGCTCGGCGGAATCATCGGTATAGCGGCCGGTCTGACTGCTTCCGTACTGATTTCATACTTTGCACATTGGTCCACTCAGGTCAGCATGCTCGCCATTGCCCTGGCGTTTTTGTTTTCTGCGCTCGTGGGAGTGTTCTTTGGCTACTACCCCGCGCGCAAGGCTGCCTTTCTGGATCCGATCGAGGCTCTGCGTTATGAGTAA